Proteins from one Mycteria americana isolate JAX WOST 10 ecotype Jacksonville Zoo and Gardens chromosome 1, USCA_MyAme_1.0, whole genome shotgun sequence genomic window:
- the SHISA2 gene encoding protein shisa-2 homolog codes for MRGGRCWLLLAALGWLLPAGAAASGEYCHGWLDGQGGWRDGFQCPERFDGGDATICCGSCALRYCCSSAEARLDQGACDNDRRQGGGEPGRPGKDGPDGAAVPIYVPFLIVGSVFVAFIILGSLVAACCCRCLRPKQEPQQSRAPGGTRLMETIPMIPSASTSRGSSSRQSSTAASSSSSANSGARAPPTRSQTNCCLPEGTMNNVYVNMPTNFSVLNCQQATQIVPHQGQYLHPQYVGYAVQHDSMPLTPVPPFLDGLQSGYRQIQSPYPHTNSEQKMYPAVTV; via the exons ATGCGGGGCGGgaggtgctggctgctgctggcggcgctgggctggctgctgccggcgggggccgcggccaGCGGCGAGTACTGCCACGGCTGGCTGGACGGGCAGGGCGGCTGGCGGGACGGCTTCCAGTGCCCCGAGCGCTTCGACGGCGGCGACGCCACCATCTGCTGCGGCAGCTGCGCCCTCCGGTACTGCTGCTCCAGCGCCGAGGCGCGCCTCGACCAGGGCGCCTGCGACAACGACCGGCGGCAGGGCGGCGGCGAGCCGGGCCGCCCCGGCAAGGACGGCCCCGACGGCGCGGCAG TGCCCATCTACGTGCCGTTCCTTATCGTTGGATCTGTATTTGTCGCCTTCATCATCTTGGGGTCGCTGGTGGCAGCTTGCTGCTGCAGATGCCTGCGGCCCAAGCAGGAGCCCCAGCAGAGCCGAGCCCCCGGGGGCACCCGCCTGATGGAGACTATCCCCATGATCCCAAGTGCCAGCACCTCCCGGGGCTCCTCCTCCCGCCAGTCGAGCACCGccgccagctccagctccagcgcCAACTCGGGGGCCAGAGCCCCCCCGACCAGGTCCCAGACCAACTGCTGTTTGCCAGAAGGGACCATGAATAACGTCTACGTCAACATGCCGACAAACTTCTCGGTGCTGAACTGCCAGCAGGCTACCCAGATCGTGCCGCACCAGGGGCAGTACCTGCACCCCCAGTACGTGGGCTACGCCGTGCAGCACGACTCGATGCCGCTGACCCCGGTGCCCCCCTTCCTCGACGGTTTGCAGAGCGGCTACAGGCAGATCCAGTCTCCCTACCCGCACACCAACAGCGAACAGAAGATGTACCCAGCTGTGACTGTGTAG